Proteins encoded within one genomic window of Nonomuraea gerenzanensis:
- a CDS encoding CHAT domain-containing tetratricopeptide repeat protein produces MNVSDEERFAECLTAFAARDYRRCATAAKRDDPHWEPPGHLVFRQLLPICVYRLGQGADLDPQRLPILYSLPDHWERALLRLTFGMADLETVWRSATDDERRCQALYYAGARLLTVGDFATARERLLDCLSQGVDCAEARLAEIDLAALDLDDQPELAGQRADIYLDRAQTSILEGRFDAAVDEAGQASQHAGEDAVRRTRALRLRLHALAEADRLAEAMELMPTALETGSAHLREDDPELARLLIIGAHLHNRIGDLDEANRLYRTAADSLDRAPGHRAEQAAALHGLARIASRRRRLEEAELLFQQVFDRVEDLDDDAGLGATALVDLANVRGARGDHEAEERLHLRALDRQRERFGADHHLFAQVLSDLGRLRLAQGRFAEAERLLTRAADIQSRVLGRLHPDTLATFAALLEMYEATGQHKAVEDLPHRILTGAEPSWGDDIPAPHPLPELTPMFQVLESLLPETARRPEAVGGAPGQWSPDDQRLFGTVAADFAEGDHGACVLDAIQLNARQATHEALQLFLMCQTLGTASGDMEALISQPVFTELPTQIADPWYSALVALTLGQSGPDEVARLADDDEKACQLLFYTAQRRMSQGHVQEALHGLLDCAGTGVPCFETWMADRLLRAAPRASDRALAAQVRELNRTTVRLLGRADFAAALGSAQAAWRLADGLEVNSPERTSSHYHLAVAVYRTGDRDRAGALLRDLVTQARQAPGRDHVAVARALGVLGVIHIDLARYPQAISALRDALEEIQLAERPDDAVRAQILADLAEVHREMRDLPTAIRLGQEAVETQRAALGGRHPDHARTLGNLGLMYEETGDSQRAEALLTESGEILRNELPSHHPDITANARALAAVYARQGRLDEAERVLQQVSHGDESATHEDALCLAGLGNVAALRGDLGEARRAFEQSRSILERAAGPLHPDSVTVTLCLAILTAWADDPRGALDLVQQSEEGTSRLLLDVFTIAAERQRLQLLENVHARLSVLLSLVGAAGMPDQAVADAFDLVLRRKGIDGEVQRAWRASMDDEDHPDLRPKMEQLRSLQAKVAGATLSGPGPEGRKAHSEVLAGWRQDKERLEAELAGAVPHLRLGQRLASVSGQQVVALLAEGSALVEFVRFQVLPDTAPETGASRRPARHRYWAFVLRPQAGLRLVDLGDADEIDRLVATYRQAIITAAGTGEVPAVPPSDQARDVPPLVAAPAPQSELDAGLRLRSAVFDPLRTALGDDRTLFLCPDGDLSRLPWEVLPLGPDRRLTDEYAISYLGTARDLVRLSAPAAQEPTAPLVVADPDFWWQTTAAPAQEQAADRGSRAAHDLRWLNVQFAALPGAAAEGEEVAKLLGVKAVTGRDATEGTVRSCRRPAILHLATHGFSLPGPEGQNRPEPVLTDELAELLTGLGRLSNASASPFLRSGLALAGANTWLAGGVLPAEADDGILTAEEVSGMDLDGTRLVVLSACKTALGAQHPVEGVLGLRRAFTLAGARTVVTSLWQVPDTETRYLMEIFYKQLMAGRSPADALRAAQSKLRGSHPEPFFWGAFVCHGDPGTPGGPS; encoded by the coding sequence ATGAACGTTTCCGACGAAGAGCGTTTCGCCGAATGTCTCACGGCGTTCGCGGCCCGGGACTACCGACGCTGCGCCACAGCCGCCAAACGCGACGACCCCCATTGGGAGCCGCCGGGCCACCTCGTCTTCCGGCAGCTGCTGCCGATCTGCGTCTACCGCCTGGGCCAAGGAGCCGACCTCGATCCACAGCGGCTCCCGATCCTGTACTCCCTTCCCGACCACTGGGAGAGGGCGCTGCTGCGGCTCACGTTCGGCATGGCCGATCTGGAGACGGTCTGGCGGTCCGCGACGGACGACGAGCGGCGTTGCCAGGCGCTCTACTACGCCGGCGCCAGGCTTCTCACGGTCGGCGACTTCGCCACGGCCAGGGAACGCCTGCTCGACTGCCTGAGCCAGGGCGTGGACTGCGCGGAGGCCCGACTCGCCGAGATCGACCTGGCCGCACTCGACCTCGACGATCAGCCGGAACTGGCCGGGCAACGGGCTGACATCTACCTCGATCGCGCGCAGACGTCGATCCTCGAGGGCCGGTTCGACGCGGCGGTCGACGAGGCCGGGCAGGCGTCCCAGCACGCGGGCGAGGACGCCGTCCGCCGCACACGCGCGCTGCGCCTGCGACTGCATGCGCTCGCCGAGGCCGACCGGCTCGCCGAAGCGATGGAGCTGATGCCCACAGCGCTCGAGACCGGATCCGCTCACTTGCGGGAGGACGATCCTGAGCTGGCGCGACTCCTGATCATCGGCGCCCACCTCCACAACAGGATCGGCGACCTCGACGAGGCGAACCGGCTCTACCGGACGGCGGCCGACAGCCTGGACCGGGCGCCAGGACATCGGGCGGAGCAGGCCGCCGCCCTGCACGGACTGGCCCGGATCGCATCGCGGCGACGACGTCTCGAAGAGGCAGAGCTCCTGTTCCAGCAGGTTTTCGACAGAGTCGAGGACCTGGATGACGACGCCGGGCTCGGCGCCACCGCGCTCGTCGATCTGGCGAACGTCCGCGGCGCACGAGGCGATCACGAGGCTGAGGAGCGTCTGCACCTGCGCGCCCTGGACCGGCAGCGCGAGCGATTCGGGGCGGATCATCACCTGTTCGCCCAGGTGCTGAGTGACCTCGGCCGCCTGCGCCTGGCACAGGGCCGCTTCGCCGAGGCGGAGCGGCTCCTCACCCGCGCCGCCGACATCCAGTCACGCGTGCTGGGCCGTCTCCACCCGGACACACTCGCCACGTTCGCCGCGCTGCTCGAGATGTACGAGGCGACTGGTCAGCACAAGGCCGTCGAAGACCTGCCGCACCGCATTCTGACCGGCGCGGAGCCGTCATGGGGAGACGACATTCCCGCTCCGCACCCGCTTCCCGAGCTGACACCGATGTTCCAGGTCCTCGAGTCGCTCCTGCCGGAGACGGCGAGGCGCCCGGAAGCCGTCGGCGGTGCGCCCGGCCAGTGGTCGCCCGACGATCAACGACTGTTCGGCACCGTCGCCGCCGACTTCGCCGAGGGTGACCACGGCGCGTGCGTGCTGGACGCGATCCAGCTCAACGCCCGTCAGGCGACACACGAGGCCCTGCAACTGTTCCTGATGTGCCAGACGCTGGGCACCGCCTCCGGCGACATGGAGGCGCTGATCTCCCAGCCCGTCTTCACGGAGCTGCCCACGCAGATCGCCGACCCGTGGTACTCGGCGCTCGTCGCCTTGACACTCGGCCAGAGCGGTCCTGACGAGGTCGCGCGGCTGGCCGATGACGACGAGAAGGCCTGTCAACTGCTCTTCTACACCGCGCAGCGGCGGATGAGCCAGGGGCACGTCCAGGAGGCGCTGCACGGTCTGCTCGACTGTGCAGGCACCGGCGTGCCGTGCTTCGAGACGTGGATGGCGGATCGGCTGCTGCGGGCCGCGCCGCGCGCGTCCGACCGCGCCCTGGCCGCCCAGGTGCGAGAGCTCAACCGGACGACGGTACGCCTGCTCGGCCGGGCGGACTTCGCGGCGGCGCTGGGCTCGGCGCAGGCCGCCTGGCGGCTGGCGGACGGCTTGGAGGTGAACTCGCCCGAGCGGACCTCGAGCCACTACCACCTGGCCGTGGCCGTCTACAGGACAGGCGACCGTGACCGCGCGGGGGCGCTGCTGCGCGACCTGGTGACGCAGGCGAGACAGGCACCAGGCCGTGACCACGTCGCCGTGGCCAGGGCGCTCGGCGTGCTGGGCGTGATCCACATCGACCTCGCCCGGTATCCGCAGGCGATCTCCGCTCTGCGTGACGCGCTCGAGGAGATCCAGCTCGCCGAACGGCCGGACGACGCTGTGCGCGCGCAGATACTAGCCGATCTCGCCGAGGTCCATCGGGAGATGAGGGACCTTCCCACCGCGATCCGGCTCGGCCAGGAGGCGGTGGAGACCCAGCGGGCGGCTCTGGGAGGACGGCATCCCGACCATGCCCGCACGCTGGGCAATCTCGGCCTCATGTACGAGGAGACCGGCGACTCTCAGCGCGCCGAGGCGTTGCTCACCGAGTCGGGCGAGATCCTCAGGAACGAGTTGCCGTCCCACCATCCCGACATCACGGCCAACGCCCGGGCTCTCGCCGCGGTGTACGCGCGCCAAGGCCGGCTCGACGAGGCGGAGCGGGTGCTGCAGCAGGTGTCGCACGGTGATGAGAGCGCCACCCACGAGGACGCGCTGTGCCTCGCCGGCTTGGGCAACGTGGCCGCCCTTCGCGGCGATCTCGGCGAGGCACGCCGCGCCTTCGAGCAGAGCCGATCGATCCTCGAACGGGCCGCCGGCCCTCTGCATCCGGACTCTGTCACCGTCACGCTCTGCCTGGCGATCCTGACCGCGTGGGCAGACGACCCGCGTGGCGCCCTCGACCTGGTTCAGCAGTCCGAGGAGGGAACCTCTCGCCTGCTGCTCGACGTGTTCACGATCGCCGCCGAGCGGCAGCGGCTGCAGCTGCTGGAGAACGTGCACGCGCGCCTGTCCGTCCTGCTGTCCCTGGTCGGTGCCGCGGGAATGCCGGACCAGGCGGTCGCGGACGCCTTCGACCTGGTCCTGCGCCGCAAGGGCATCGACGGCGAGGTGCAACGCGCCTGGCGCGCGAGCATGGACGACGAAGACCACCCGGACCTGCGGCCGAAGATGGAGCAGCTACGCTCGTTGCAGGCGAAGGTCGCCGGCGCGACGCTGAGCGGGCCCGGCCCCGAGGGCCGCAAGGCTCACAGCGAGGTTCTCGCCGGCTGGCGCCAGGACAAGGAGCGGCTGGAGGCAGAGCTGGCCGGCGCCGTTCCTCACCTGCGCCTGGGACAGCGGCTGGCGAGCGTGAGCGGGCAGCAGGTCGTGGCGCTGCTTGCGGAGGGCTCAGCGCTGGTGGAGTTCGTCCGCTTCCAGGTGCTCCCCGACACCGCGCCCGAGACGGGCGCATCCCGGCGCCCGGCCCGGCACCGCTACTGGGCGTTCGTGCTGCGGCCGCAGGCGGGTCTCAGGCTGGTCGACCTCGGCGACGCCGACGAGATCGACCGCCTCGTGGCGACCTACCGGCAGGCGATCATCACGGCCGCCGGCACCGGAGAGGTTCCGGCTGTCCCTCCGTCCGACCAAGCGCGTGACGTCCCGCCCCTGGTGGCGGCACCGGCGCCGCAGAGCGAGCTCGACGCGGGTCTGAGGCTGCGATCCGCAGTCTTCGATCCGTTGCGCACGGCACTCGGAGACGACCGGACCCTGTTCCTCTGCCCGGACGGCGATCTGTCCCGTCTCCCCTGGGAGGTGCTCCCCCTCGGCCCGGACCGGCGCCTCACCGACGAGTACGCGATCAGCTACCTCGGCACGGCACGCGACCTGGTCCGGCTCTCGGCACCGGCGGCACAGGAGCCCACGGCGCCGCTGGTCGTCGCGGACCCGGACTTCTGGTGGCAGACCACCGCCGCCCCGGCCCAGGAACAGGCGGCGGACCGGGGATCACGGGCCGCTCACGACCTACGGTGGCTGAACGTGCAGTTCGCGGCGCTGCCGGGCGCGGCAGCGGAAGGCGAGGAGGTCGCGAAGCTGCTGGGCGTCAAGGCCGTCACAGGCAGGGACGCCACCGAAGGGACCGTCAGATCGTGCCGGCGCCCGGCGATCCTGCACCTGGCCACGCACGGCTTCTCCCTGCCCGGCCCCGAAGGTCAGAACCGGCCGGAGCCGGTGCTGACGGACGAGCTCGCCGAGCTGCTGACAGGGCTCGGCCGGCTGTCGAACGCGAGCGCGAGCCCGTTCCTGCGCTCCGGGCTCGCACTGGCCGGGGCCAACACCTGGCTTGCCGGCGGCGTGCTGCCGGCCGAGGCGGACGACGGCATCCTCACGGCTGAGGAAGTCTCGGGGATGGATCTGGACGGAACCAGGCTGGTCGTCCTGTCCGCCTGCAAGACCGCCCTGGGCGCGCAACATCCCGTCGAAGGAGTGCTGGGCCTGCGCCGCGCGTTCACCCTCGCCGGTGCGCGCACAGTGGTGACGAGCCTGTGGCAGGTGCCCGACACGGAGACCCGGTACTTGATGGAGATCTTCTACAAGCAGCTGATGGCGGGGCGCAGCCCGGCGGACGCGCTGCGTGCGGCTCAGTCGAAGCTGCGCGGCAGCCATCCGGAGCCCTTCTTCTGGGGCGCGTTCGTCTGCCACGGCGATCCGGGCACCCCGGGAGGACCATCGTGA
- a CDS encoding CHAT domain-containing protein produces MTSAGNYDVLRALADDAPAGADTAEAVQATAEALAWCRERLPAGDPGLVPALVRHARAVSMAGQIGSATEFAYELLFDEALAILRAGRGGQDELVAAVLWTYAQCLRRLRPAKCVTTLEEWLGLLRKLRGPSHPDVAAAECRLAGELRQQRRHQEALTHYQESLRIWSLHPPDTWGLMAAEGVGYLAELTGDLGTAADAYAQAVLTAQALGDDSVGTYLVACARVAAGRGEDALPQFEKALAEQRAALGDAHPDVAATWMSISLATSGERALHATREALRAAGAWLESGGATTVGDQRRRDLITVFARYAEHHLSWWTASRSTPAEAPMAEALEVAAWRRRLPQLLWSPWRLPGRRHPGEAELNAVMARIAHRLQDRYQAAGRRPGAAAAEPAWMEHVTELPVLESRQAELETRLWQECRPGVLARPLASTAMAAARRALAADERLVDIMGVEGRYAAFVVGPLDEQSAVVDLGPAARIEQEALRARVTLEGPDRAAAFRDLTPVRAASAGDLRPLAQLLVAPLLPALAGCRRVRMVLDGPLLHVPFGVLPVDAAGSPLLTMFALDYLVTADDLAADTGPGAEPGPELVMAAPDFDLGSVEPGQTGFLFGSLDGTAGEAEGIAGLLGPRAVVLRGDQALKGRLRETRSPRLLHLATHGYVLSGMSEAAVRETDRRLRGTTSELAGRFANLRRHPSLRSGLALAGANRWLAHGVPGPGAETGIFTVADVSALDLSGTALVVLSACDTGVGDLDAVDGHVSLRAAFLRSGAGAVVASLWKVPDLPTRDLMIRFYELLGRGHPPADALRTAQLERHAAVEPVLNWGAFVCYLGARRQEGQGIRAQNWGRS; encoded by the coding sequence GTGACGTCCGCCGGGAACTACGACGTGCTGAGAGCCCTCGCCGATGACGCGCCGGCCGGGGCGGACACCGCCGAAGCCGTGCAGGCGACGGCAGAAGCCCTGGCCTGGTGCCGGGAACGCCTGCCTGCCGGTGATCCCGGGCTCGTGCCGGCCCTGGTGCGTCATGCCCGGGCCGTGTCGATGGCGGGGCAGATCGGATCCGCGACCGAGTTCGCGTACGAGCTGCTCTTCGACGAGGCGCTCGCCATCCTCCGCGCGGGTCGGGGAGGGCAGGACGAGCTGGTGGCCGCGGTCCTGTGGACGTACGCCCAATGCCTGCGCCGCCTCCGTCCCGCCAAGTGCGTGACGACCCTCGAGGAGTGGCTGGGGCTCCTGCGGAAGCTGCGCGGGCCGTCCCATCCCGACGTGGCGGCGGCCGAGTGCCGGCTCGCGGGAGAGCTGCGGCAGCAGCGAAGACACCAGGAGGCCTTGACTCACTACCAGGAGTCGCTGCGCATCTGGTCGCTGCATCCGCCTGACACATGGGGGCTGATGGCCGCGGAGGGGGTGGGATACCTGGCGGAGCTGACCGGTGATCTCGGCACGGCCGCCGACGCCTACGCCCAGGCCGTGCTGACCGCCCAGGCGCTGGGGGACGATTCGGTCGGCACCTACCTGGTGGCCTGCGCCCGAGTGGCGGCCGGACGCGGCGAAGACGCCCTGCCGCAGTTCGAGAAGGCGCTGGCGGAGCAGCGAGCGGCGCTGGGAGACGCCCATCCCGACGTGGCGGCCACCTGGATGTCCATCAGCCTGGCCACGAGCGGCGAGCGCGCTCTGCACGCCACGCGCGAAGCCTTGCGCGCCGCCGGTGCATGGCTCGAGTCGGGCGGGGCCACGACGGTGGGCGACCAGCGCCGCCGCGACTTGATCACGGTCTTCGCCCGGTACGCCGAACATCACCTGTCATGGTGGACGGCGAGCCGGTCAACCCCGGCGGAGGCCCCGATGGCAGAGGCCCTGGAGGTGGCGGCCTGGCGGCGCCGGCTACCCCAGCTGCTGTGGTCCCCCTGGCGGTTACCTGGCCGGCGTCATCCCGGCGAGGCCGAGCTCAACGCCGTGATGGCGCGGATCGCTCACCGCCTGCAGGATCGGTACCAGGCCGCGGGCAGGCGGCCGGGCGCGGCGGCAGCCGAGCCGGCCTGGATGGAGCACGTCACCGAACTGCCGGTCCTGGAGAGCAGGCAGGCCGAGCTGGAGACGCGCCTGTGGCAGGAGTGCCGGCCCGGCGTGCTGGCCCGGCCGCTGGCGTCCACCGCCATGGCCGCCGCTCGCCGGGCGCTGGCCGCCGACGAGCGCCTGGTGGACATCATGGGCGTCGAAGGACGGTACGCGGCGTTCGTGGTGGGACCGCTCGACGAGCAGAGCGCCGTCGTCGACCTGGGACCAGCGGCACGGATCGAGCAGGAGGCGCTGCGCGCGAGAGTCACGCTCGAAGGACCGGACCGGGCGGCGGCCTTCCGCGATCTGACGCCCGTGCGGGCCGCCTCCGCCGGTGATCTCCGGCCCCTGGCTCAGCTGCTGGTGGCGCCTCTGCTGCCCGCTCTGGCGGGCTGCCGGCGCGTCCGGATGGTTCTGGACGGGCCGTTGCTGCACGTGCCTTTCGGCGTCCTGCCGGTGGACGCCGCTGGAAGCCCGCTGCTGACCATGTTCGCCCTCGACTACCTGGTCACAGCCGACGATCTGGCGGCGGACACCGGTCCCGGTGCGGAGCCGGGGCCGGAGCTGGTCATGGCCGCCCCCGACTTCGACCTCGGCAGTGTGGAGCCCGGGCAGACGGGTTTCCTCTTCGGGTCGCTCGACGGCACCGCCGGAGAGGCCGAGGGCATCGCCGGGCTGCTCGGGCCGCGAGCCGTCGTCCTGCGCGGCGACCAGGCGTTGAAGGGGCGGCTGCGCGAGACGCGATCTCCCCGGCTGCTGCACCTGGCGACGCACGGCTACGTGCTGTCCGGCATGAGCGAGGCGGCGGTGCGGGAGACGGATCGCCGCCTGCGTGGCACCACGAGTGAGCTGGCAGGGCGCTTCGCGAACCTGCGCCGCCACCCCAGCCTGCGCAGCGGCCTCGCGCTCGCCGGCGCGAACAGGTGGCTGGCGCACGGCGTTCCCGGCCCCGGGGCGGAGACGGGAATCTTCACCGTGGCGGATGTCAGCGCTCTGGACCTGTCAGGCACCGCGCTGGTGGTGCTGTCGGCGTGCGACACCGGTGTCGGGGATCTCGACGCGGTGGACGGTCACGTCAGTCTCAGGGCAGCATTCCTGCGATCCGGGGCCGGAGCGGTGGTGGCGAGCCTGTGGAAGGTGCCGGACCTGCCCACCCGCGACCTCATGATCCGTTTCTACGAGTTGCTGGGCCGGGGGCATCCACCGGCTGACGCCTTGCGCACCGCCCAGCTGGAACGTCACGCGGCCGTAGAGCCGGTACTGAACTGGGGCGCGTTCGTGTGCTACCTCGGCGCCCGACGACAAGAGGGCCAGGGGATCCGAGCTCAGAACTGGGGGAGATCATGA
- a CDS encoding TRAFAC clade GTPase domain-containing protein — MSEKPARRQRLGNAPWRKITGRYGEDAIIDVTMLGSVGVGKTTLLASMYERFGQVIGATDLQVTPTDRKTSVSLQGYIEDLRRIADGLRVQGGIQGTGELRDYAFDVGRKGRAPLFKLRFTDYPGKYLLNPDNSDDEKLQRALERAHVILVAIDSAALIERNGRYHNLINIPQIVTDEIKRMLQARMDRLIILAPLKCETYVEKPPGAQELRAKIVEEYRTLLDYIGSGELRERVGCVITPVQTVGAVVFHRLEEDPQHRNPVFEFRVKAVGARYAPLHTDQLLRYALRFVVNKYRDSDHRGVMRAWWERAMGTDAAMVEAAREFAAGCKSDDGFGVLQSHPYLDGQ; from the coding sequence GTGAGCGAGAAGCCAGCCAGGCGGCAGCGCCTCGGCAACGCCCCTTGGCGGAAGATCACCGGCCGGTACGGCGAGGACGCGATCATCGACGTCACCATGCTGGGCTCGGTCGGGGTGGGCAAGACCACGTTGCTGGCCTCGATGTACGAACGGTTCGGGCAGGTGATCGGCGCCACCGACCTTCAGGTGACACCCACTGACCGTAAGACCTCGGTGAGCCTGCAGGGCTACATCGAGGACCTCCGGCGCATCGCGGACGGCCTGCGGGTGCAGGGCGGCATTCAAGGCACCGGCGAGCTGCGGGACTACGCCTTCGACGTCGGTCGCAAGGGCCGTGCCCCGCTCTTCAAACTGCGATTTACTGACTATCCCGGCAAATATCTTCTTAATCCGGATAATTCAGACGACGAAAAGCTTCAGCGCGCGCTCGAACGGGCTCATGTCATCCTGGTGGCGATCGACTCCGCCGCGCTCATCGAACGCAACGGCCGTTATCACAACCTCATCAACATTCCTCAGATCGTCACCGACGAGATCAAGCGCATGCTGCAGGCGAGAATGGATCGGCTGATCATTCTGGCCCCACTCAAATGTGAGACCTACGTGGAGAAACCACCCGGCGCACAGGAGCTCAGGGCCAAAATAGTCGAAGAGTATCGGACGCTGCTCGACTACATCGGATCCGGAGAGCTCCGCGAGCGTGTGGGGTGCGTGATCACCCCCGTGCAGACGGTGGGCGCGGTGGTGTTCCACCGGCTGGAGGAGGACCCGCAACACCGCAACCCCGTCTTCGAATTCCGGGTGAAGGCCGTCGGCGCGCGGTACGCGCCGCTCCACACCGACCAACTCCTGCGGTACGCGCTGCGGTTCGTGGTGAACAAGTATCGCGACAGCGACCACCGCGGCGTCATGCGGGCGTGGTGGGAACGTGCCATGGGGACGGACGCGGCCATGGTCGAGGCCGCACGGGAGTTCGCCGCCGGCTGCAAGAGCGACGACGGCTTCGGCGTCCTGCAGAGCCATCCCTACCTGGACGGGCAATGA